From a single Planctellipticum variicoloris genomic region:
- a CDS encoding DUF1501 domain-containing protein — MLRIHSGLTGRFCDGVSRRQFLEVGSLSAIGLSLSSLLRSQARAADAGGKAVSRTSPKSVILVWQHGGPSQLETFDMKPLAPAEVRGPYRPIASSLPGLDVCELCPEQAKVMDRCSVIRSFTHGNGDHWAAAHWMLTGRTGANGSDRVPRQPSMGAIASHLLGPRTKGALSTVNMNDGGFGFHGGAWLGVSHNPFRFGEFNYGNEAGRLPTGDHKSFALVDGLSREGLLDRVSLQKQLDRLQDKFSQNAVFDQLDAVDQQALDIVLSGRIRDAFDVSKESESTRQRFGDGWGEQALVARRLIEAGVRFVTLNTGYWDDHGNIKGGLDHKMPRHDRAVGVLIQDLAERGMLDDTLVMSAGEFGRTPVINKDAGRDHWPQAQSILLAGGGYRHGQVIGSTNAKAEYPTSRPVGVEDFCAIIYGALGLHADDTVIDHTGRPMHLLPSGTIPFELL; from the coding sequence ATGCTGCGGATTCATTCGGGGCTGACGGGGCGATTCTGCGACGGCGTCAGTCGACGGCAGTTTCTGGAAGTCGGGTCGCTCAGCGCGATCGGGCTGTCGCTGTCGTCGCTGCTGCGAAGTCAGGCCCGGGCAGCGGACGCCGGCGGCAAGGCGGTCTCGCGAACCTCCCCGAAATCGGTGATCCTGGTCTGGCAGCACGGCGGCCCGTCACAGCTCGAAACCTTCGACATGAAGCCCCTGGCGCCCGCGGAGGTCCGCGGGCCCTATCGGCCGATCGCGTCGTCGCTGCCGGGGCTCGATGTCTGCGAGCTCTGCCCCGAGCAGGCCAAGGTGATGGATCGCTGCTCGGTCATCCGCAGCTTCACGCACGGCAACGGCGATCACTGGGCCGCCGCTCATTGGATGCTCACCGGTCGCACAGGAGCGAATGGTTCCGACCGCGTACCGCGTCAGCCGTCAATGGGGGCCATCGCTTCCCACTTGCTCGGACCGCGAACGAAGGGAGCCCTGTCGACGGTCAACATGAACGACGGAGGCTTCGGATTCCACGGCGGAGCCTGGCTGGGAGTTTCCCACAATCCCTTCCGCTTCGGTGAGTTCAACTACGGCAACGAGGCCGGGAGGCTGCCGACCGGCGACCATAAGAGCTTTGCCCTCGTCGACGGTCTCAGCCGGGAAGGTCTGCTGGATCGCGTGTCGCTCCAGAAACAGCTCGACCGGCTGCAGGACAAGTTTTCGCAGAATGCGGTCTTCGATCAGCTCGACGCCGTCGATCAGCAGGCTCTGGATATCGTCCTCTCGGGACGGATTCGCGACGCATTCGATGTCTCAAAGGAGAGCGAATCCACCCGCCAACGCTTCGGCGACGGCTGGGGCGAGCAGGCCCTCGTCGCCCGCAGGCTCATCGAAGCGGGCGTCCGCTTCGTGACCCTCAACACCGGCTACTGGGACGACCACGGAAATATCAAAGGGGGACTCGACCACAAGATGCCCCGGCACGACCGGGCGGTCGGCGTCCTGATTCAGGATCTCGCCGAGCGCGGAATGCTCGACGACACCCTGGTGATGTCGGCCGGCGAGTTCGGCCGGACGCCGGTCATCAACAAGGACGCCGGACGCGACCACTGGCCGCAGGCCCAGAGCATTCTGCTGGCCGGCGGCGGCTACCGCCACGGCCAGGTGATCGGCAGCACGAACGCCAAGGCGGAATATCCGACGTCGCGTCCCGTCGGCGTCGAAGACTTCTGTGCCATCATCTACGGCGCACTCGGCCTGCACGCCGACGACACCGTGATCGACCACACCGGCCGTCCGATGCACCTGCTGCCCAGCGGCACAATTCCATTCGAGCTGCTGTAG